One region of Ictalurus furcatus strain D&B chromosome 17, Billie_1.0, whole genome shotgun sequence genomic DNA includes:
- the rwdd2b gene encoding RWD domain-containing protein 2B isoform X2 has translation MDQTEHAEAQLAEVELLLSMFPSQEELEVEQIAYAELRAYVEGAADCPPNTRPELCVKIRTHTGVDVSLSCTYPSDYPAVPPEIVVRCGALSRAQHARIVSDLRSYLRESCTGDVCVLSAVDWVRDHTHEYLEEEDDNTKGAAETQCTETFTRLWIYSHHIYNKSKRKNILEWAKELQLSGFSMPGKPGVVCVEGLQAACEEFWARVKVLTWKRIMIRHREDIPLGPAGQSAESLRRFDGFEETAFDPHGNRGNHMDLGQLFQFLSERGCGQIFQLYFGVEGR, from the exons ATGGATCAGACTGAGCACGCAGAGGCTCAGCTGGCTGAAGTTGAGCTGCTGTTGAGTATGTTCCCCAGccaggaggagctggaggtGGAGCAGATTGCGTATGCAGAGCTCAGGGCTTATGTGGAGGGAGCAGCGGACTGTCCACCAAACACCAGACCTGAACTTTGTGTCAAGATCCGGACACACACCGGG GTGGACGTTTCGCTCTCGTGCACGTACCCGTCCGACTATCCAGCAGTGCCGCCTGAGATCGTAGTCAG ATGCGGCGCGTTGAGCCGGGCGCAGCACGCCCGCATCGTCTCCGATCTGCGCTCGTACCTGCGCGAGAGCTGCACAGGCGACGTGTGCGTGCTGTCCGCCGTCGACTGGGTCAGAGATCACACGCACGAATACCTCGAGGAGGAGGACGACAACACGAAGGGGGCGGCAGAAACGCAGTGCACCGAGACCTTCACCAGACTGTGGATCTACAGCCATCACATCTACAACAAGAGCAAGAGGAAGAACATCCTGGAGTGGGCCAAAGAGCTGCAGCTGAGCGGCTTCAGCATGCCGGGGAAGCCCGGGGTCGTCTGTGTGGAGGGTCTCCAGGCCGCCTGTGAGGAATTCTGGGCAAG GGTGAAGGTCCTGACCTGGAAGCGCATCATGATCCGTCACAGAGAGGACATCCCACTGGGTCCCGCCGGTCAGAGCGCAGAGTCGCTGCGCCGGTTCGACGGCTTCGAGGAGACCGCGTTCGATCCTCACGGGAACAGAGGGAACCACATGGACCTCGGGCAGCTCTTCCAGTTCCTCAGCGAGCGAGGCTGCGGCCAAATCTTCCAGCTCTACTTCGGAGTCGAAGGGAGATGA
- the rwdd2b gene encoding RWD domain-containing protein 2B isoform X1, producing MDQTEHAEAQLAEVELLLSMFPSQEELEVEQIAYAELRAYVEGAADCPPNTRPELCVKIRTHTGVDVSLSCTYPSDYPAVPPEIVVSAMCRRCGALSRAQHARIVSDLRSYLRESCTGDVCVLSAVDWVRDHTHEYLEEEDDNTKGAAETQCTETFTRLWIYSHHIYNKSKRKNILEWAKELQLSGFSMPGKPGVVCVEGLQAACEEFWARVKVLTWKRIMIRHREDIPLGPAGQSAESLRRFDGFEETAFDPHGNRGNHMDLGQLFQFLSERGCGQIFQLYFGVEGR from the exons ATGGATCAGACTGAGCACGCAGAGGCTCAGCTGGCTGAAGTTGAGCTGCTGTTGAGTATGTTCCCCAGccaggaggagctggaggtGGAGCAGATTGCGTATGCAGAGCTCAGGGCTTATGTGGAGGGAGCAGCGGACTGTCCACCAAACACCAGACCTGAACTTTGTGTCAAGATCCGGACACACACCGGG GTGGACGTTTCGCTCTCGTGCACGTACCCGTCCGACTATCCAGCAGTGCCGCCTGAGATCGTAGTCAG TGCAATGTGTCGCAGATGCGGCGCGTTGAGCCGGGCGCAGCACGCCCGCATCGTCTCCGATCTGCGCTCGTACCTGCGCGAGAGCTGCACAGGCGACGTGTGCGTGCTGTCCGCCGTCGACTGGGTCAGAGATCACACGCACGAATACCTCGAGGAGGAGGACGACAACACGAAGGGGGCGGCAGAAACGCAGTGCACCGAGACCTTCACCAGACTGTGGATCTACAGCCATCACATCTACAACAAGAGCAAGAGGAAGAACATCCTGGAGTGGGCCAAAGAGCTGCAGCTGAGCGGCTTCAGCATGCCGGGGAAGCCCGGGGTCGTCTGTGTGGAGGGTCTCCAGGCCGCCTGTGAGGAATTCTGGGCAAG GGTGAAGGTCCTGACCTGGAAGCGCATCATGATCCGTCACAGAGAGGACATCCCACTGGGTCCCGCCGGTCAGAGCGCAGAGTCGCTGCGCCGGTTCGACGGCTTCGAGGAGACCGCGTTCGATCCTCACGGGAACAGAGGGAACCACATGGACCTCGGGCAGCTCTTCCAGTTCCTCAGCGAGCGAGGCTGCGGCCAAATCTTCCAGCTCTACTTCGGAGTCGAAGGGAGATGA